The Artemia franciscana chromosome 2, ASM3288406v1, whole genome shotgun sequence genome segment aaacactagtcgaaagtttgtaacttgcagcccctcccacggggactctgggggggTAAGTCGgcccgaaagacatagttagtaggttttttgactattgtgaataaaatggttatctcagaactttgatccggtgactttggggggaaaatgagcgcgggagggggcctaggtgccaattgttttggtaacttaaaaagggcactagaacttttaatttacgttagaattagccctatcgcgacattctaggaccactgagtcgatacgatcacccctgggaaaaaaaattacaaaaaaaaacaaaaaaaaataaacacgcattcgtgatctgtcttctggcaaaataatgcaaaatttcagacttttgtagataggagcttgaaacttctacattagggttttctgatacggtgaatctgatggtgtgatttttgttaagattgtgtgacttttagggggtttccccctattttctaaaataaggaaactttttctcaggctcataactttttatggataagactaaacttgatgaaacttatatatttaaaatcagcattaaaatgcaattcttttgatgtaactattggtatcaaaattccattttttagagtttaggttactattgagccgggtcgctccttactgcagttcgttaccacgaactgtttgacaaatcgACCATTGTATCTGGCCTAGTTGCACACCATCTATACGGATGCTGGTCAACTGATATTATTATTGGAAGGAGGGGGCATAGAGCCTTAAAAGGGCTTAAGactcacattttaaaattttctattggaGTTGCTTCAGATGAACCCAAATAAATGTTCAGAGTGACATGGATTTAACCCCTTAACTCCCTTCAGCATGAAAAACTTGTACATCTTTGGGTATATTATTTTCAAAGCCTGCAGTGTGGGTGCTGAGATGGTGAAAGGTCCCCTCTTATTTTGGAGACAATAGTCTATTTTAAGAATTATGCTTAAAGAAAAACATACTAATTGAGTTCTTTATATAAAAGCATTGATCTGTAAAACTTAAACTTTGATGTGCGGAATGGGCTTGAGGGGAGGGGAGGATATAAAATCACTTTTAAATCCAGCCatttataaaattgttttactGCTAGTGCTACTGCCAACTTATTGGAGACATAGTTTCTTGAGCCGAATACAGCACAAACCCAAGTTATTATCTTGACTACATCTATCCCAAAGGTTACCACTCCACAAGAGTACTAAAATCAATCAAAGAAAATCGCTAAACACGAACAGGAAAAACCAATGTGCATTATTACTTGCTTCATACAAAATAGAAACTCGCTTAATTTGGAAACGAAACATCAGTTTTGATCATCTTTTGAACATCAGTTTTGATcatcaagaaaaagaagttGATCATCTTTGTCTTCATCTTTTCTTTCCTACAGGGAAACCGTGCAGCACATTTAGCCAAATCATAAGGTGACTAAAGAATTACCACCTTTGAGGATTGGCACCAATAGAAAActatagttaattttttttttattgtttgcaCATAAAAGTGACaaccataataataataataatttttattgctctaaaagatcaaaaaattcaattctaattaattaacgctgcaaaacaaaatcaagcaaattaaaaaatatatatatttatgtgttCCATTTCTAGCCTGAGAACCAGTTCTAACCTTTGAGCACTTACAAGATACTCAGCACGCATTATACTTACCAGTACTCTTTCATGAAATCTGCACTGTCCATACACTAAGCTTAGTAAATTCCTCTATTCTTGAAAGTCGAACATAACCTGACCTGCATTCTCATCCCTTTCTCTACACATGGGAAAAACGTAAGGATCATTCTGCTCTTACTTCCTAcctaaaacttttctttttattccaaGTGGTAAACTCTTTCCCATTATTGCTATAAAATACTTCAACTCATCCTTTCCCGATTTCATCTTAAACGCACAGGACTTAACCATAAAGTGTTACAACATGGATTCCTTGGTGACAAAGGcagacaaattttctaagaaaggGCTACTCGATTTACCCCAGCACACGAGATcttattgaattaaatttttttatttccttaaaatttgaaataatggGAGGGTTTTTGCTCATTCAAACAATTTACCCAGCCTCCCCTTCCCGTAACATTTATCACAAGTTACGTATCATATATCCCACAGTTTTGTTTtataggaatttaaaatttcatatgTTTACACAATTTTCTCACCTGAGGATGCTGCATTTGACCAGGCCTTGATTGACAGTCTTATGGCCGATCCTGAACTCCTAACAACTTTCTTGGACCGCACCATGACACCTGGCAACATCACTCTCGGTACATTTGTCAACGATGTCACAGTTACTATCCTTCAAGGATCAACTGTTCGCACCAATATCTATGGATCTGTAAGCTATGCATTTTTACGTGATTTTTGAAAGTTAAAGAACATTTTTTCAGGAAGGTAATAAGAAAATGCTTGAAGCTTGACAATATTAGGTCCTCAGCAGTCGTAGtacataattatataaaatcCAATCATGTTTgttataaacatattttatttatttaatttgaatttatttaatttaattattctgATATTTCAAGAGTATATGAATATTATGGacgaaaatttatcatttaagaccatgtaaaagctataagtaaaatattatcatggaatttagggattatccgtaaattaaaacattttgttcCTTCATATGTTTACGGTTATCGTATTTTTCTCTGATACATCCATGTATTTTATACTGTTTGTCTGTAGGGCTTGGTATTTTCCCACAATACTTCGCCCAATACGTGTACTACAGAATAATGCCATTAGATCAGTTTGTGGAATAAGGAACTGGGATTCGGTCAGGTCAATTA includes the following:
- the LOC136034947 gene encoding transforming growth factor-beta-induced protein ig-h3-like yields the protein MHVEIRCSRLHPSPSSTIVREFKISYVYTIFSPEDAAFDQALIDSLMADPELLTTFLDRTMTPGNITLGTFVNDVTVTILQGSTVRTNIYGSVSYAFLHGVTVNGANVIQTDLVAFNDVVHAIDAVIHVFQ